One segment of Neobacillus endophyticus DNA contains the following:
- a CDS encoding YppG family protein, with amino-acid sequence MFGKMRPNYYDTTGFSGQIMHHFPVNHQLNQALYSRQQPFPYPVGTQQNVPYNQQNNFYPQNFLPYAQPVQPVQPVQQGMALQTNPYYNQYPSQKDSQFLFQNPLQPAEDMIHKPYTPYNGNSVMNPYPKNNLLVKQPSGMQSFMNSFKSQDGSIDFNKMMNTAGQMMNAVNQVSSLVKGVGGMFKAAP; translated from the coding sequence ATGTTTGGTAAAATGAGACCAAATTATTATGATACCACTGGATTCTCGGGGCAAATTATGCACCATTTTCCAGTTAACCACCAATTGAATCAAGCGTTGTATTCTCGGCAACAGCCATTTCCCTATCCAGTAGGAACACAGCAAAATGTACCTTATAACCAGCAAAACAATTTTTATCCGCAAAATTTTCTGCCCTATGCTCAACCAGTTCAACCAGTTCAACCAGTTCAGCAGGGAATGGCTTTACAAACAAATCCATATTACAATCAATATCCTTCTCAAAAAGATTCACAATTTCTGTTTCAAAACCCCTTGCAGCCAGCTGAGGATATGATTCATAAACCGTATACACCATATAATGGGAATTCGGTGATGAACCCTTACCCTAAGAATAATTTACTAGTCAAACAGCCGAGCGGAATGCAGTCCTTCATGAATTCATTTAAATCACAGGACGGTTCAATCGATTTTAACAAAATGATGAATACAGCCGGACAAATGATGAATGCAGTAAATCAAGTATCATCACTTGTCAAAGGTGTTGGTGGAATGTTTAAAGCAGCACCATAA
- a CDS encoding Crp/Fnr family transcriptional regulator: protein MKIEEIKKILATFSLFRELNDLELSKITEISIVREWKKQSHVFLQGDPLENVYFINKGKIKIYKSDVNGKEQIVAIMKSGEMFPHVGFFRKGNYPAYAEVMEPSTLIAVPVSKFDHVLIENPELCIKVFRVLGEKIIDLQNRLEEQILNNTYEQIVKLLIRLAKAHGSPKGDGTTLLKAEFTNKDLANMIGTTRETISRTLTKMKKDELIEVDNEGNMILDVDKLMEEIYLI, encoded by the coding sequence ATGAAAATAGAGGAAATAAAAAAGATCTTAGCAACTTTTTCCCTTTTCCGTGAATTAAATGATTTAGAGCTTTCGAAAATCACCGAGATTTCGATTGTAAGGGAATGGAAAAAACAAAGTCATGTATTTCTACAAGGAGACCCCCTGGAAAATGTATATTTCATTAATAAAGGGAAAATAAAAATCTATAAAAGTGATGTTAATGGGAAGGAGCAAATTGTTGCCATCATGAAAAGCGGGGAAATGTTTCCTCATGTTGGTTTTTTTAGAAAGGGCAATTATCCTGCCTACGCTGAGGTGATGGAACCATCTACATTAATTGCAGTGCCGGTTTCAAAATTTGATCATGTTCTGATCGAAAATCCTGAGCTGTGCATTAAAGTTTTTAGAGTATTAGGTGAGAAAATCATTGATTTACAAAATCGGCTGGAAGAACAAATTTTAAATAATACATATGAACAAATAGTAAAGCTGTTGATTCGACTTGCCAAAGCTCATGGCAGCCCAAAAGGAGACGGCACCACCCTTTTAAAAGCCGAGTTCACAAATAAAGACCTTGCCAATATGATTGGTACTACAAGGGAAACCATCAGTCGTACACTGACAAAAATGAAAAAAGATGAATTAATTGAAGTAGATAATGAAGGTAACATGATCTTGGATGTTGATAAGCTAATGGAAGAGATCTATCTAATTTAA
- a CDS encoding DEAD/DEAH box helicase — MKLKKNLQDILNELRINDEFNKNIAEWHTIPEKPPQTVALPDHLNSKLKEALHQKGIEQLYTHQRSAYESIMAGKSIVAVTPTASGKTLCYNLPVLQTILNNPNARALYMFPTKALAQDQKSEINEIIQAAGVDINSYTYDGDTPANIRQRVRTAGHVVITNPDMLHSAILPHHTKWVSLFENLHYVVIDELHTYRGVFGSHVANVIRRLKRICHYYGSHPVFICTSATIANPLELAEMLTNESMKLINNNGAPSGRKHFVFYNPPIVNKPLNIRKSATLEVRKIAGELLRNKIQTIVFARSRVRVEIILTYLQELVKNQLGSKSIMGYRGGYLPTERRRIEKGLRSGEIYGVVSTNALELGVDIGQLQVCIMTGYPGTISSAWQQAGRAGRRHGEALVIMVASSSPLDQYIIQNPEYFFNKSPETARINPDNLIILIDHLKCAAYELPFKAGEQFGTLEEPIEELLEYLAEERVLYRNGDKWYWMSDSFPAHNISLRSASQENVVIIDQTNVANVKVIGEMDRFSAMTLLHEEAIYLHQGTQYQVEKLDWDEKKAFVREVEVDYYTDANLAVQLKVLEEDKQQNLGTAEIGYGDVSVRAMATIFKKIRFETHENIGSGPIHLPEEELHTNAAWISTNELYAEWSKERMEQGLVGAAHALNHIAPLFVMSDPQDLHVIPKVKADHNEKPTIFFYDRYPGGIGLSEKIYYGISEVITATKDMILRCQCKAGCPSCVGMDASGQTAKQDALKILDAYFPILSRDKDVL, encoded by the coding sequence ATGAAGCTAAAAAAGAATCTTCAAGATATTCTTAACGAATTAAGAATAAATGATGAATTTAACAAAAATATTGCGGAATGGCATACAATTCCGGAAAAACCGCCGCAAACAGTCGCGCTTCCTGATCATTTAAATAGTAAATTAAAAGAAGCATTACATCAAAAAGGAATTGAACAGCTATATACCCATCAAAGATCGGCATATGAAAGTATAATGGCAGGGAAAAGCATTGTTGCAGTGACACCTACCGCCTCAGGGAAAACTCTATGCTATAATCTTCCGGTGCTACAGACCATTTTGAACAATCCAAATGCCCGTGCCCTTTATATGTTTCCTACAAAAGCTCTGGCACAGGATCAAAAAAGTGAAATAAATGAAATCATTCAAGCTGCAGGAGTGGATATTAATAGCTATACCTATGACGGAGATACACCGGCAAATATACGCCAGCGTGTCAGGACAGCCGGGCATGTTGTGATTACAAATCCAGATATGCTTCATTCGGCCATCTTGCCGCATCACACTAAATGGGTTTCATTATTTGAAAACCTACATTATGTTGTCATTGATGAACTCCATACCTACAGGGGAGTTTTTGGAAGCCACGTTGCCAATGTCATACGCAGGTTGAAACGAATCTGTCACTATTACGGCAGTCATCCAGTTTTTATCTGTACATCAGCCACTATTGCCAACCCGTTGGAATTAGCAGAGATGTTGACGAATGAGAGCATGAAGTTAATTAATAATAATGGAGCTCCCAGCGGAAGGAAGCATTTCGTTTTTTATAATCCGCCAATTGTGAATAAACCATTGAACATAAGAAAAAGTGCTACACTCGAAGTTCGTAAAATTGCTGGTGAACTACTAAGAAACAAAATACAAACTATTGTTTTTGCAAGAAGCAGAGTGCGAGTTGAAATTATTCTTACTTATTTGCAGGAATTGGTAAAAAATCAATTGGGCTCAAAGTCTATCATGGGGTATCGTGGAGGCTATTTGCCGACAGAGCGTAGAAGAATTGAGAAAGGCTTGCGTTCTGGAGAAATTTATGGGGTTGTCAGTACTAATGCATTAGAGTTAGGTGTTGATATTGGACAGCTGCAGGTCTGTATCATGACTGGCTACCCAGGAACTATTTCAAGTGCATGGCAACAAGCCGGACGGGCTGGGAGACGACATGGGGAAGCTTTAGTCATTATGGTAGCAAGTTCTAGTCCTCTGGATCAGTATATCATTCAAAACCCTGAATACTTTTTCAATAAAAGTCCGGAAACCGCCCGAATAAACCCTGATAACCTAATTATTTTAATTGATCATTTGAAATGTGCGGCCTATGAACTTCCCTTTAAAGCGGGAGAGCAGTTTGGCACGCTGGAAGAGCCAATAGAGGAGTTGTTAGAGTATTTGGCAGAGGAAAGAGTCCTTTATCGGAACGGAGATAAATGGTATTGGATGAGTGACTCATTTCCTGCTCATAATATCAGCCTTCGCTCAGCTTCTCAGGAAAATGTGGTCATCATTGATCAGACAAATGTGGCAAATGTTAAGGTTATTGGTGAAATGGACCGTTTTTCAGCAATGACATTGCTTCATGAAGAAGCGATATACTTGCATCAAGGAACTCAATATCAGGTTGAAAAGCTTGATTGGGATGAAAAAAAGGCTTTTGTCCGCGAAGTGGAAGTAGATTATTATACTGACGCCAATTTAGCAGTGCAATTAAAGGTATTGGAAGAAGATAAACAGCAGAACCTTGGCACAGCCGAAATTGGTTATGGAGATGTTAGTGTCAGGGCGATGGCCACAATCTTTAAAAAAATTAGGTTTGAAACTCACGAAAACATTGGTTCCGGACCCATTCATCTTCCTGAAGAGGAGCTGCATACAAATGCAGCGTGGATTTCAACGAACGAACTTTATGCGGAATGGAGCAAAGAGAGAATGGAACAAGGGCTTGTTGGTGCCGCCCATGCCCTAAACCACATTGCCCCATTATTTGTCATGTCTGACCCTCAGGATCTACATGTAATTCCGAAAGTTAAGGCAGACCATAATGAAAAGCCTACAATCTTTTTCTATGACCGTTATCCAGGCGGAATTGGATTAAGTGAAAAAATATATTATGGAATATCTGAGGTCATTACAGCAACAAAGGATATGATTTTACGCTGTCAATGTAAAGCGGGGTGCCCTTCATGTGTAGGAATGGATGCATCTGGTCAAACTGCCAAACAGGATGCACTAAAAATACTTGATGCTTATTTCCCGATTTTAAGCCGTGACAAGGATGTGTTGTAA
- the yppF gene encoding YppF family protein, with amino-acid sequence MDIRELKNRFIQKRDYQTDDVNALMDFARKSYIHNEISIKEYHLLIRELENKGAVFPETTKDTTLIEQTNS; translated from the coding sequence ATGGATATACGCGAATTGAAAAACAGATTTATCCAAAAACGGGATTATCAAACGGATGATGTTAATGCTCTTATGGATTTTGCAAGAAAATCTTATATTCATAACGAGATTAGTATTAAAGAATATCACCTTTTGATCCGGGAACTTGAAAACAAAGGAGCAGTATTTCCTGAAACCACTAAAGACACCACCCTCATCGAACAAACAAATTCGTGA
- a CDS encoding Hsp20/alpha crystallin family protein yields MSSNLPSDKNNSKKPFPDHFGDLMKTMNDFFAEKPIRGFLQSIDDFFKTPFPFEGGFHLTTDEIDNEYIVSAELPGVKREQIHLNMTGQYLTISVENKELETSENDNNHIYRSRIFRQQASRTISLPFAINEKNIKASYRDGLLQIRVPREIGRNIEIGD; encoded by the coding sequence ATGTCATCTAACCTGCCGAGTGATAAAAATAATTCAAAAAAACCTTTTCCTGATCATTTTGGCGACTTAATGAAAACGATGAATGATTTTTTTGCGGAAAAACCGATAAGGGGATTTCTCCAATCAATCGATGATTTTTTTAAAACCCCATTTCCCTTTGAGGGCGGCTTCCATTTAACCACTGATGAAATAGACAATGAATATATTGTTAGTGCAGAACTTCCTGGTGTAAAACGGGAGCAAATTCATTTAAATATGACAGGCCAATACTTAACGATATCAGTGGAAAATAAAGAGCTGGAAACATCTGAAAATGACAATAACCATATTTATCGCAGCAGGATTTTTCGCCAACAGGCTTCTAGGACCATTTCTCTTCCTTTTGCCATTAATGAAAAGAATATAAAGGCATCCTATCGTGATGGACTTTTGCAAATTCGTGTTCCAAGAGAAATAGGAAGAAATATAGAAATAGGTGATTAA
- the hcp gene encoding hydroxylamine reductase → MFCYQCEQTPTGGCKVIGVCGKDETIASLQDTIIFGLKGIAAYRTHANQLGYTDPFVDAVTHEALYMTLTNSNFNVQEHIDMAMKVGQSAVRIMEVLDKAHTERLGIPEPIRVSQNKIEGKCIVVTGHNLFALEELLKQTEGKGINIYTHSEMLPAHGYPALKKYDHLKGNIGKAWYDQRRLFEKFPGAILATTNCVMPIKGTYADRMFSYEVAGLENVQKIVNDDFSPLIERALELPEASIDSEDTLLTGFHHQTVLGLAPEVIDAVKAGKIKRFFVIAGCDAPGHGGDYYRELATSLPPETVILTTSCGKFRFNDVDYGVVPGTNIPRYIDLGQCNNSVSTVKIAMALADAFGCEVNELPVSIVLSWFEQKAVAILLGLFSLGIQDIRIGPKAPEFISEGVLNVLQDTFNLKLIGNAKEDMAAMLQL, encoded by the coding sequence ATGTTCTGTTATCAATGCGAACAAACACCAACAGGTGGATGTAAGGTGATCGGTGTTTGTGGAAAAGACGAAACAATTGCCAGTCTTCAAGATACGATCATTTTTGGTTTGAAAGGTATTGCTGCTTATCGTACACATGCTAATCAATTAGGTTATACAGATCCTTTTGTTGATGCTGTTACTCATGAAGCGCTTTATATGACATTAACAAATTCAAATTTCAATGTTCAAGAACATATTGATATGGCTATGAAAGTTGGCCAGTCTGCTGTCCGTATTATGGAGGTTTTAGATAAAGCACATACAGAGAGATTAGGGATTCCGGAGCCTATTCGTGTAAGTCAAAATAAGATTGAAGGTAAGTGTATTGTTGTAACCGGACACAATCTTTTTGCACTTGAGGAGCTGTTAAAGCAAACTGAGGGCAAGGGAATCAATATATATACACATTCTGAAATGCTGCCGGCCCACGGCTATCCAGCATTAAAGAAATATGATCATTTAAAAGGGAATATTGGAAAAGCATGGTATGACCAACGCCGCCTTTTTGAAAAATTCCCAGGTGCTATACTAGCCACTACAAATTGCGTCATGCCGATTAAAGGGACTTATGCAGACAGAATGTTCTCATATGAGGTCGCAGGACTTGAAAATGTACAAAAAATTGTAAATGATGATTTTTCTCCATTAATTGAAAGAGCACTTGAACTTCCTGAGGCATCGATAGATTCAGAAGACACTTTGCTAACTGGTTTTCACCACCAAACAGTCCTTGGTTTAGCTCCAGAAGTAATTGATGCAGTAAAAGCCGGAAAAATTAAGCGATTCTTTGTTATCGCAGGCTGCGATGCCCCTGGACATGGCGGAGATTATTATCGAGAATTGGCAACTTCACTCCCGCCTGAAACGGTTATCCTAACAACGTCTTGTGGGAAATTCCGCTTTAATGATGTTGATTATGGAGTGGTACCAGGTACAAATATTCCGCGTTATATTGATTTGGGCCAATGTAATAACTCTGTTTCGACAGTGAAAATTGCGATGGCGCTTGCGGATGCATTTGGATGTGAAGTAAATGAACTTCCTGTCAGCATTGTTTTATCTTGGTTTGAACAAAAAGCTGTCGCGATTCTTTTAGGCCTTTTCAGTCTGGGAATTCAAGATATCAGAATTGGACCAAAAGCGCCTGAGTTTATTTCTGAAGGTGTATTAAATGTTCTTCAAGATACATTTAACTTAAAATTAATTGGAAACGCCAAGGAAGACATGGCTGCAATGCTTCAGCTTTGA